One window of the SAR324 cluster bacterium genome contains the following:
- a CDS encoding efflux RND transporter periplasmic adaptor subunit — MKKIITTLLLLTLAGLTGWQVYERLMSSGGPSGKKKGSLAVAVETEAVQQRLIQDIGQFTGTLFARSRVVVAPKINGHLKKLWVNIGDSVKPNQLLAQLDDDEYVQQSHQAQAAVEVAKANMETRLNAMELARRQLERSRALKNKKLLSATELENAESQFAQQQADYRVAQAQVTEKQSELEAANIRLSYTRISAVWDEIPLRERVVGERFVDEGALLSPNSPIVSILDISSLVAVIHVTEREYFKLNPGQNAVVFNDVMGQKTFHGKVVRIAPMIQETSREARVEIEIPNADHGLKPGMFVRVSIQFSEHPNATVIPLKAIVERDGQKGIFLANTQEMKVVFTPVTQGIVQGEWVEIVQPLLAGQVVTLGQHLLQDGSEIVFPVKNTESSSESPQQ, encoded by the coding sequence ATGAAAAAAATAATTACCACACTGCTACTGTTGACATTGGCAGGGTTGACTGGATGGCAGGTTTATGAACGTCTCATGAGTTCTGGTGGACCTTCAGGCAAAAAAAAAGGGTCATTAGCCGTGGCGGTTGAAACAGAAGCGGTTCAGCAACGACTGATTCAGGATATTGGCCAGTTCACGGGGACATTGTTTGCCAGATCCAGAGTTGTGGTGGCCCCCAAAATCAACGGACATCTCAAAAAACTGTGGGTGAATATTGGCGACAGTGTGAAGCCCAATCAATTGCTGGCGCAACTGGATGATGATGAATATGTGCAACAAAGCCATCAGGCACAAGCTGCGGTGGAGGTCGCCAAAGCCAATATGGAAACAAGACTCAACGCAATGGAACTGGCGCGCAGACAACTGGAAAGATCCCGTGCGTTAAAGAATAAAAAGTTGCTGTCTGCCACTGAACTGGAAAACGCGGAATCTCAATTTGCCCAGCAACAGGCCGATTACCGGGTGGCACAAGCTCAGGTGACTGAAAAACAATCGGAATTGGAAGCGGCCAATATCAGACTGTCCTACACCAGAATCAGTGCGGTCTGGGATGAGATTCCCCTGCGGGAACGGGTGGTGGGAGAGCGTTTTGTGGATGAAGGCGCTTTGCTGAGTCCCAACTCACCCATTGTTTCCATTCTGGATATTTCATCACTGGTTGCGGTGATTCATGTGACAGAACGGGAATATTTCAAATTAAACCCCGGACAAAACGCTGTCGTATTCAATGATGTCATGGGACAGAAAACGTTTCACGGGAAAGTCGTAAGGATTGCGCCCATGATCCAGGAAACTTCCCGTGAAGCACGGGTTGAAATTGAAATTCCCAATGCGGATCACGGACTAAAGCCCGGAATGTTTGTGCGTGTTTCCATTCAATTCAGCGAACATCCCAACGCCACTGTTATCCCCTTAAAAGCCATTGTGGAGCGGGATGGCCAAAAGGGCATTTTTCTGGCCAACACCCAGGAAATGAAAGTTGTGTTCACACCTGTCACACAAGGGATTGTTCAGGGGGAATGGGTAGAGATTGTTCAGCCATTGCTGGCTGGGCAGGTGGTCACTCTGGGACAGCATTTACTCCAGGATGGTTCGGAAATTGTCTTTCCAGTAAAAAATACTGAGTCCTCCTCAGAATCCCCTCAGCAATAA
- a CDS encoding methyltransferase domain-containing protein: MDDYFEYLNQRKQLSYYYRKKLLYPVYLSVLPGRGLEIGCGLGEFLQMADQFIGVDVNQDVVDFCRNQKLDVRRGTATNLPFSEAQFDSVLLDNVFEHIDQPEACLKETKRVMKQGGNLLIVVPNKKGWGMDPTHVTYWDEHNLPEIIEKAGFQVLQQRHFPLSSKKLGNWIWPYNTFYVLAKAIGSGSV; the protein is encoded by the coding sequence TTATTTTGAATATTTAAACCAACGCAAGCAATTGAGCTATTATTACAGAAAAAAGCTTCTTTACCCAGTTTATTTATCGGTATTACCCGGACGAGGACTGGAGATAGGCTGTGGTCTTGGCGAATTCCTGCAAATGGCTGATCAGTTTATCGGTGTGGATGTGAATCAGGATGTTGTGGACTTCTGTCGGAACCAGAAACTCGATGTTCGCAGGGGGACGGCCACAAATCTTCCATTTTCAGAGGCACAATTTGACAGTGTGCTGCTGGACAATGTGTTTGAACACATTGATCAGCCTGAGGCCTGTCTGAAAGAAACCAAAAGAGTCATGAAACAGGGCGGAAATCTGCTAATCGTTGTTCCTAACAAAAAAGGATGGGGGATGGATCCAACACATGTCACGTATTGGGATGAACATAATTTGCCGGAAATAATAGAAAAAGCCGGATTTCAAGTACTGCAACAAAGGCATTTCCCGTTATCCAGCAAAAAACTGGGAAACTGGATCTGGCCCTACAACACATTTTATGTATTAGCGAAAGCAATCGGCAGTGGTTCCGTTTGA